One stretch of Coleofasciculus sp. FACHB-T130 DNA includes these proteins:
- a CDS encoding Nif11-like leader peptide family natural product precursor yields MSKESACQFLEAATYDPGLREKFQEVASPEEFVKVARELGYALTTEELKDVVKEHSEGVILRRQTGVWPWLRRVNWI; encoded by the coding sequence ATGTCTAAAGAAAGTGCCTGTCAATTTCTGGAAGCTGCTACCTACGATCCAGGTTTACGCGAAAAATTCCAAGAAGTAGCTAGTCCAGAGGAATTCGTAAAAGTTGCTCGTGAATTAGGCTACGCCTTGACCACTGAAGAATTGAAGGATGTCGTCAAAGAACATAGTGAAGGTGTCATCTTGAGAAGGCAGACAGGCGTTTGGCCTTGGCTGCGGAGGGTTAACTGGATTTAG